From one Mycolicibacterium sp. HK-90 genomic stretch:
- a CDS encoding MCE family protein, with translation MLTRFVRVQLVVFLIASLIGVSVMLFGYIQVQSFLGVGRTTITVELPASGALYRFSNVTYRGVQVGRVTNVDVVRSGSDRYVKATLSLDTSEKIPSAVTAHVRSVSAVGEQYVDLVPRSDGAPYLENGSVIARADTTIPQPVGPVLDKTSALVGSIPQGQLAQMLDELHAGFDGADYDLQSLFDSTAKLAGPLKESSDQTKTLLEGSQTLLDTQVTSDNAIRTWTRSLRGFTDQVVTNDPQIRSLLQKGPGSINEASRLISDFRMTMPLLLANLTSVGQLLATYRPALEQILVLLPPAISIVQAVNPNRNAQGLGLGSFRITVSDPPACTVGFLPPSSWRPTYDTTTIDTPEGLYCKLPQDSPIAVRGVRNIPCMTKPGKRAPTAEMCNSDEQFEPVAQKQPVIGPYPRDPGLEAQGIPPDSRWFPDQGLYSAPGEGPSAPNTPPPAPPTTMLVPPPAGGVDKPSPPPALPGTPEVADTPAAQPPPVDVPTTSGINNAPAGFAGSLPTTHGIQFANYNPRTGEYVGPDGKLYQQANLATASGKRTWQDLILSQPNS, from the coding sequence ATGCTCACTCGGTTCGTGCGTGTCCAACTGGTGGTCTTTCTTATCGCCTCACTCATCGGTGTGAGCGTGATGCTCTTCGGTTACATACAGGTGCAGTCATTTCTAGGCGTCGGGCGCACGACCATAACCGTGGAACTGCCGGCCAGCGGCGCGCTGTATCGGTTCAGCAACGTGACCTACCGAGGTGTCCAAGTAGGACGTGTCACCAACGTCGATGTCGTGCGTAGCGGCTCAGACCGGTATGTGAAAGCCACTCTGTCCCTGGATACTTCGGAGAAAATCCCGTCGGCGGTCACCGCGCATGTACGCAGCGTCTCAGCGGTGGGCGAACAATACGTCGATCTCGTACCTCGCAGCGACGGCGCACCGTACCTGGAGAACGGGTCGGTCATCGCCAGAGCCGACACCACCATTCCTCAACCGGTGGGACCAGTGCTGGACAAGACGAGCGCACTAGTCGGCAGTATCCCGCAGGGACAGCTCGCCCAGATGCTCGATGAACTGCACGCCGGATTCGACGGCGCCGACTACGATCTGCAATCACTGTTCGACTCGACGGCCAAACTGGCTGGACCGCTGAAAGAATCGTCGGATCAGACAAAGACTCTTCTCGAGGGCTCTCAGACACTGCTGGACACGCAGGTCACCTCCGACAACGCCATCCGGACATGGACGCGTAGCCTGCGAGGCTTCACCGATCAGGTGGTTACCAACGACCCGCAGATCAGATCACTTCTGCAGAAGGGTCCCGGTTCAATCAACGAAGCATCTCGTCTGATCTCGGACTTCCGCATGACGATGCCATTGCTGCTGGCGAATCTCACCTCGGTAGGGCAGCTGCTAGCGACCTACCGCCCGGCACTAGAGCAGATCTTGGTGCTCCTGCCGCCGGCGATATCCATTGTCCAAGCGGTCAATCCGAACCGAAACGCGCAAGGGCTTGGCCTGGGATCCTTCCGCATCACGGTCAGTGACCCACCGGCCTGCACGGTGGGATTCCTTCCACCCTCGTCATGGAGACCGACGTACGACACCACAACGATAGACACCCCCGAAGGGCTGTATTGCAAGCTGCCGCAAGACTCGCCGATCGCCGTGCGCGGTGTGCGCAACATCCCATGCATGACGAAACCTGGTAAGCGAGCCCCGACGGCCGAGATGTGCAACAGCGACGAACAGTTTGAGCCGGTCGCACAAAAACAACCGGTGATCGGCCCATATCCCCGTGATCCCGGGTTGGAGGCTCAGGGAATTCCTCCTGACAGCCGTTGGTTCCCAGACCAAGGGTTGTACTCGGCCCCCGGGGAAGGTCCGTCCGCGCCGAATACGCCGCCACCAGCGCCGCCGACGACGATGCTGGTTCCGCCGCCGGCGGGCGGCGTGGACAAACCCTCGCCTCCGCCAGCACTGCCCGGCACTCCGGAAGTCGCCGACACCCCGGCCGCACAGCCCCCACCGGTCGACGTGCCCACAACCAGTGGCATCAACAATGCACCAGCGGGATTCGCCGGCAGTCTGCCGACGACTCACGGGATTCAATTCGCCAACTACAACCCCCGTACGGGCGAGTATGTCGGCCCAGACGGAAAGCTCTACCAGCAAGCGAATCTGGCGACCGCGTCAGGAAAACGCACCTGGCAGGACTTGATCTTGAGCCAGCCGAACTCATGA
- a CDS encoding twin-arginine translocation pathway signal, with protein sequence MTTKTSTTDDPIDTAHESTSQQCSPALPLPSRLRGHLGAVALTMLVALSVGSLVLVGLRYALPDRASSDGAIQSALTAATEGTSAMLTYTPATVANDIETAKAHMTGEFLTYYEEFTGQFVEPAAKMQQVNNRATVVRAAVSEISSDRAKVLVFINQESTSKDKPQPKTTASSVLVTLSKVDDKWLISAFDPNAAE encoded by the coding sequence ATGACCACTAAAACCTCAACCACCGATGATCCGATCGACACAGCCCACGAATCGACATCTCAGCAGTGCAGCCCGGCACTTCCACTCCCGTCCCGCCTTCGCGGTCACCTCGGTGCAGTCGCCTTGACGATGCTGGTCGCGTTGTCGGTGGGCTCGCTCGTTCTCGTCGGTCTCCGGTACGCGTTACCTGACCGAGCGTCCAGCGACGGCGCGATCCAATCCGCATTGACCGCTGCAACCGAGGGAACCAGTGCGATGCTGACCTATACACCAGCTACGGTGGCCAACGACATCGAGACGGCCAAAGCACATATGACAGGCGAATTCCTCACCTACTACGAAGAATTCACCGGCCAGTTCGTCGAACCCGCCGCAAAAATGCAGCAAGTCAACAACAGGGCGACCGTAGTACGGGCAGCAGTCTCGGAAATCTCCTCGGACAGAGCCAAAGTACTGGTGTTCATCAATCAGGAATCGACGAGCAAAGACAAACCTCAGCCCAAGACCACAGCGAGCAGTGTTCTCGTGACACTGTCCAAAGTGGATGACAAGTGGTTGATCTCGGCTTTCGACCCCAATGCCGCTGAGTAG
- a CDS encoding alpha/beta fold hydrolase: MDAAQHSDLDEATLPALVLIHGGAHAADCWDLTINAIRQREPRLRVIAVDLPGRGRRPGPVSAVTLRDFVNSVIGDIAQANVGQVVIAAHSMGGMTAPGVAAELGPSRVAELVFIAAFVAPHGSSILDALGPPLSLLARVAVTLNRSFPLPVTVARMLFWNGLSRDQITFARARLYPESRGVLTDTIDLHGLADDIPRTWILTLRDRALSPRRQLRCIADLGGVDDVLEIDSCHDAMIDKPDRLAQLLISSCHRHRR; encoded by the coding sequence GTGGATGCAGCACAGCACTCGGACCTCGACGAGGCGACTTTGCCAGCCCTGGTCCTAATACACGGTGGAGCACATGCTGCGGACTGTTGGGATCTGACGATCAATGCGATACGACAGCGGGAACCACGATTGCGTGTCATCGCCGTCGATCTGCCCGGGCGCGGTAGGCGCCCAGGCCCCGTTTCGGCAGTGACATTGAGGGACTTCGTCAACTCCGTGATCGGTGACATAGCGCAAGCGAACGTCGGTCAAGTGGTGATCGCTGCCCACTCGATGGGAGGCATGACGGCGCCCGGTGTGGCGGCCGAACTCGGGCCTTCCCGCGTCGCAGAATTGGTCTTCATCGCCGCGTTCGTTGCGCCACATGGGTCATCGATTCTCGACGCGCTGGGTCCCCCTCTGTCGCTGCTGGCCAGGGTGGCAGTGACGTTGAACCGATCCTTCCCACTGCCGGTCACGGTGGCTCGGATGCTCTTTTGGAACGGGTTGTCAAGAGATCAGATAACGTTCGCTCGTGCTCGTCTGTATCCAGAATCAAGAGGAGTCTTGACCGACACTATCGATCTCCACGGATTGGCCGACGACATTCCTCGCACTTGGATCTTGACGCTGCGCGACCGAGCTTTATCACCTCGCCGTCAATTGCGGTGTATTGCCGACTTGGGTGGCGTTGACGATGTGCTCGAGATCGATTCCTGTCACGATGCGATGATCGACAAGCCGGATCGGCTAGCCCAGCTACTGATTAGCAGCTGCCACCGCCACCGGCGGTGA
- a CDS encoding SDR family NAD(P)-dependent oxidoreductase, whose protein sequence is MQRWTSRHLPDQTGRVAVITGANTGIGLETAAALAGKGARVVLAVRDCDKGAAAAARIRERTSRADIDILPLDLTSMRSVHSAASELKAAYLKIDLLINNAGIMLTPKGVTEDGFELQFGTNHLGHFALTGLLLEQMLPVLDSRVVTVSSLGHRVKSDIDFDDLNSDRSYDPMVAYGRSKLANLLFTYELERRLAACATASTIAVAAHPGSARTDLFRHSPRWIKFAAKIAEYVVFQPASMGALPTLRAACDAGVTGGEYFGPRGLGQQRGYPTLVESSATSRDAALASRLWEVSEKLTGVTFPC, encoded by the coding sequence ATGCAGAGGTGGACGTCGCGACATCTGCCGGATCAGACCGGTCGAGTTGCAGTGATCACCGGCGCCAACACCGGTATCGGCCTCGAAACCGCGGCAGCGCTCGCGGGCAAGGGTGCGCGGGTGGTCCTGGCAGTTCGCGACTGCGACAAGGGGGCCGCGGCGGCGGCCCGGATCCGTGAGCGCACAAGTCGAGCGGACATCGACATTCTGCCCTTGGATCTCACCTCGATGCGTTCAGTTCACTCCGCTGCCAGCGAGCTCAAGGCCGCCTACTTGAAGATTGACCTGTTGATCAACAACGCCGGGATCATGCTCACGCCGAAAGGGGTAACCGAGGACGGGTTCGAGTTGCAGTTCGGAACGAATCACCTCGGGCACTTCGCATTAACGGGACTCTTGCTGGAACAGATGCTTCCGGTGCTTGATTCCCGGGTTGTGACCGTGAGCAGCCTCGGTCATCGTGTCAAGTCCGATATCGACTTCGACGATTTGAACAGTGATCGCAGCTACGACCCTATGGTTGCCTACGGCCGGTCCAAGCTGGCGAATCTGTTGTTCACGTACGAATTGGAACGTCGACTCGCAGCCTGTGCAACTGCGTCGACGATAGCCGTAGCCGCACATCCGGGGAGCGCGCGAACCGACCTCTTCCGTCATTCGCCGCGCTGGATAAAGTTCGCTGCGAAGATTGCCGAGTACGTGGTGTTCCAGCCGGCATCGATGGGGGCTCTACCGACGCTGCGCGCAGCATGCGATGCCGGCGTAACCGGCGGCGAGTACTTCGGGCCCAGGGGGCTCGGCCAGCAGCGAGGTTATCCCACCTTGGTGGAGTCCTCGGCGACGTCTCGTGACGCTGCGCTGGCAAGCCGGCTGTGGGAAGTGTCAGAGAAGCTCACCGGAGTTACTTTTCCATGCTGA
- a CDS encoding acyl-CoA dehydrogenase family protein, with amino-acid sequence MVREFVDKQVKPNARALEHANTYPSELIEMMKEIGVFGLCIPEPYGYGSVSMPCYVQVAEELARGWMSLAGAMGGHSVVSKLILLFGTEEQKQTYLPRMATGELRATMALTEPGGGSDLQGMRTVARRSGDQYVVNGSKTWISNARRSDLTALLCKTDPAARPAHAGFSILLVEKLAGFDISKDIPKLGYKGVEACELTFADCHVPTTALLGDAEGKGFSQMMKGLEIGRLQVAARATGVARAAFDDALQYAQDRESFGKPIWEHQSVGNMLAEMGTKLYAARSLLLSAAEKFDSGERCDMEAGMAKLFASEAAMEIALDALRVHGGYGYSTEYDVERYFRDAPLMIVGEGTNEIQKGVIAKQLVTRGGIDI; translated from the coding sequence ATGGTGCGTGAGTTCGTTGACAAGCAGGTTAAACCCAACGCACGTGCACTCGAACATGCCAACACCTACCCCAGCGAACTGATCGAGATGATGAAGGAAATCGGTGTCTTCGGTCTTTGTATTCCCGAACCATACGGGTACGGTTCTGTGTCCATGCCCTGCTACGTACAGGTGGCCGAGGAACTCGCTAGAGGTTGGATGAGCCTTGCCGGCGCTATGGGCGGTCACTCGGTGGTTTCCAAGCTCATTTTGCTTTTTGGCACTGAAGAACAAAAGCAGACATACCTGCCTCGGATGGCCACCGGGGAACTACGCGCGACGATGGCACTCACCGAACCGGGCGGAGGGTCAGACCTGCAGGGCATGCGGACTGTAGCCCGTCGCTCCGGCGATCAATACGTGGTCAACGGCAGCAAGACGTGGATCTCCAACGCGCGCCGTTCAGACCTTACCGCTCTGCTTTGTAAAACAGATCCCGCCGCCCGCCCCGCACACGCCGGATTCTCGATCCTGCTGGTCGAAAAGCTTGCGGGATTCGACATCTCCAAAGATATCCCCAAACTCGGTTACAAGGGTGTCGAGGCGTGCGAATTGACCTTCGCCGACTGTCACGTACCCACGACTGCACTGCTGGGTGATGCTGAGGGCAAGGGGTTTTCACAAATGATGAAGGGGCTGGAGATCGGCCGGCTCCAAGTTGCCGCTCGTGCCACCGGGGTCGCGCGAGCCGCATTCGATGACGCCCTCCAATACGCTCAAGACCGTGAGAGCTTTGGCAAACCCATATGGGAACACCAATCGGTAGGAAACATGCTTGCTGAAATGGGCACCAAGCTGTATGCAGCCCGCTCTCTGTTGCTCAGTGCTGCAGAGAAGTTCGACTCTGGCGAACGGTGCGACATGGAGGCTGGTATGGCCAAGCTGTTCGCTTCTGAAGCCGCCATGGAGATCGCGCTGGATGCACTGCGTGTACACGGTGGATACGGGTACTCGACCGAGTACGACGTGGAACGGTACTTTCGCGATGCGCCCCTGATGATCGTTGGTGAGGGGACGAACGAGATACAGAAGGGCGTCATCGCGAAACAACTAGTCACACGTGGTGGAATCGATATTTGA
- a CDS encoding IS481 family transposase, which yields MSHRNARTTLHGRMLIVQRHQQGWKQAHIAAAMGISRKCVHTWISRFAAEGEPGLRDRSSRPHRCPTRMSARVERQVIAARRRHRRGQDWLGPELGISARTVGRILRRRGAPLLRDCDPMTGAVIKASKATACRYERDQPGELVHVDVKKLGRIPDGGGWRAHGRSEEVRGRGVGYDYVHSMVDDHSRLAYSEIHADEKGPTCAGFITRAAQYFQSQGISRIERVITDNHLSYRRSAHVAAAIDQLHAKHLFIKPHCPWQNGKVERYNRTLQSEWSYRRVFASNADRAHALAPWVKFYNTQRRHSALEGLPPISRLRPT from the coding sequence GTGTCCCACCGTAATGCCCGCACAACGCTGCACGGCCGAATGCTGATCGTGCAGCGCCACCAGCAAGGCTGGAAACAGGCCCATATCGCCGCGGCGATGGGCATCTCCCGCAAATGCGTACACACCTGGATTAGCCGTTTTGCGGCTGAAGGCGAGCCCGGGTTGCGCGACCGGTCCTCCCGCCCGCACCGCTGCCCCACCCGGATGTCGGCACGTGTGGAGCGCCAAGTGATCGCCGCGCGTCGCCGCCATCGTCGGGGCCAGGATTGGCTGGGCCCCGAGCTCGGTATCTCAGCGCGGACCGTCGGGCGGATTCTGCGCCGTCGCGGTGCGCCCTTGCTTCGTGACTGCGATCCGATGACCGGTGCGGTGATCAAGGCATCGAAAGCCACGGCATGCCGTTACGAACGAGACCAGCCTGGCGAACTGGTGCACGTCGATGTCAAGAAGCTGGGCCGGATTCCGGATGGGGGTGGGTGGCGCGCTCACGGGCGCAGCGAAGAAGTCCGCGGCCGTGGTGTCGGGTATGACTACGTGCACTCGATGGTCGATGACCACAGCCGGCTGGCGTACTCGGAAATCCATGCCGATGAGAAGGGACCGACGTGTGCGGGATTCATCACTCGGGCAGCGCAATACTTTCAATCACAGGGCATTTCGCGCATCGAGAGAGTCATTACCGACAACCATCTGAGCTATCGGCGCTCAGCACACGTCGCCGCCGCCATCGACCAACTGCACGCCAAACACCTCTTCATCAAGCCGCATTGCCCCTGGCAGAACGGAAAAGTGGAGCGCTATAACCGCACCCTGCAAAGCGAATGGTCCTACCGCAGAGTGTTCGCCTCCAACGCAGACCGCGCCCACGCCCTTGCACCCTGGGTCAAGTTCTACAACACTCAACGCCGCCACAGCGCACTCGAAGGTCTACCGCCGATCAGCCGGCTGCGACCAACGTGA
- a CDS encoding ATP-binding protein has protein sequence MTEISPSDRMALAEQVNKNKYAKNRRRVVIRKVRGFTNKEVRFDFPVTSLIAPNGSGKSTILGGAALAYGDVKPDRFFAKSGRYDSSMVKWSIEHGVIDKMIGPASEVRRSVNFPSSKWNRKPFSREVLVFGVTRTVRRHLQSRRRTCGSRSSNSS, from the coding sequence ATGACGGAGATCAGTCCGAGCGACCGGATGGCACTCGCGGAGCAGGTCAACAAGAACAAGTACGCGAAAAACCGTCGGAGGGTGGTAATTCGCAAGGTGCGAGGTTTCACCAACAAAGAGGTTCGATTCGACTTTCCGGTGACCTCACTGATTGCTCCGAACGGGAGCGGGAAATCAACGATCCTGGGAGGTGCCGCGCTGGCCTACGGAGATGTGAAGCCGGACAGATTCTTCGCGAAGAGTGGTCGCTACGACTCGAGCATGGTGAAGTGGTCGATCGAGCATGGGGTCATCGACAAGATGATAGGCCCAGCGTCGGAAGTGCGACGGAGCGTCAACTTCCCGTCTTCCAAGTGGAATAGAAAGCCGTTCTCCCGTGAAGTACTCGTCTTCGGAGTTACGCGGACGGTACGGCGACATCTCCAAAGTCGACGCCGAACGTGCGGCAGCAGAAGCTCGAACAGTTCGTGA
- a CDS encoding LLM class flavin-dependent oxidoreductase, with product MATRIEDLGYTALWLGGPQPDLADVDELLGATDHLVVASSIYNIYRGDPATLAAAYRRIEQSYPDRLLLGLGVGHPEQVGNYRTPIAALNEFLDGLDEHGVPREKRLLAALGPKMLALALERAAGSVPYLVTPEHTRRARAALGFTDDDLAGDGSDRLIDHLAVHGDAAMVARGLREHLSAGANHVQIQVIGEHSAPHPQMPEVLLQVHDEAAFGIYESLAGALGITP from the coding sequence ATGGCGACGCGGATCGAGGACCTGGGCTACACGGCGTTGTGGCTGGGCGGCCCGCAGCCCGACTTGGCGGACGTCGATGAACTACTCGGTGCCACAGACCATTTGGTGGTGGCCAGCAGCATTTACAACATCTACCGCGGTGATCCGGCCACGTTGGCCGCGGCGTACCGGCGCATCGAGCAGTCCTACCCGGACCGCCTGCTGCTCGGCCTGGGCGTCGGACACCCGGAACAGGTCGGCAACTACCGCACCCCGATCGCGGCCCTGAATGAATTCCTCGACGGTCTCGATGAGCACGGCGTCCCCCGGGAGAAGCGACTGCTGGCCGCACTCGGGCCGAAAATGCTCGCACTGGCCCTCGAGCGCGCAGCGGGGTCGGTGCCATACCTCGTCACGCCCGAGCACACCCGGCGCGCCCGTGCGGCGCTCGGGTTCACCGACGACGATCTGGCCGGTGACGGCAGCGATCGGTTGATCGATCACCTCGCCGTCCACGGTGATGCGGCGATGGTCGCGCGTGGGCTGCGTGAGCACCTGAGCGCCGGGGCAAATCATGTACAGATCCAGGTGATCGGCGAGCATTCGGCACCACACCCGCAGATGCCGGAGGTGCTGCTGCAGGTCCACGACGAGGCGGCGTTCGGGATCTACGAATCCCTGGCCGGAGCGCTGGGAATCACGCCGTGA
- the thiD gene encoding bifunctional hydroxymethylpyrimidine kinase/phosphomethylpyrimidine kinase, with protein MVDLSYVIAGSEATGGAGLQADLRTFQELGTYGVGTVTCIVSFDPKANWGHRFVPVDPQVIADQIEAATSAYSLDVVKIGMLGTPATIDVVADALAQQPWRHIVVDPVLICKGQEPGAALDTDTALRRQILPLATVTTPNLFEARTLAGMDTIASIDDLIEAARRIADLGPSYVLVKGGVEFPGDDAVDVLFDGTDAEILRAPKVGQARVAGAGCTLAASITAALAKGSSVQDAVKQAKEFTTAGIVNRIGGNAPFDTVWQGAGSAQ; from the coding sequence GTGGTTGACCTCTCGTATGTCATCGCCGGATCCGAAGCGACCGGTGGCGCCGGGCTCCAAGCGGACCTCCGCACGTTTCAAGAACTCGGCACCTACGGCGTGGGCACCGTGACGTGCATCGTGTCGTTCGATCCCAAGGCGAACTGGGGCCACCGATTCGTCCCGGTGGACCCGCAGGTCATCGCCGACCAGATCGAGGCGGCGACATCGGCGTACAGCCTGGACGTCGTCAAGATCGGCATGCTCGGTACCCCGGCAACCATTGACGTCGTCGCCGATGCCCTCGCCCAGCAACCGTGGCGACACATCGTGGTCGACCCGGTCCTGATCTGCAAAGGCCAGGAACCCGGCGCCGCGCTCGACACCGACACCGCCCTGCGCCGGCAGATCCTGCCGCTGGCGACGGTCACCACGCCGAACCTGTTCGAGGCCCGAACCCTCGCCGGGATGGACACCATCGCCTCGATCGACGATCTGATCGAGGCGGCTCGGCGCATCGCCGACCTCGGACCGTCGTATGTGCTGGTCAAGGGTGGTGTCGAGTTTCCCGGCGACGATGCCGTCGACGTCCTGTTCGACGGTACCGACGCGGAAATCCTGCGGGCCCCGAAAGTCGGGCAGGCCCGCGTCGCCGGCGCGGGATGCACGCTGGCAGCGTCGATCACCGCAGCGCTGGCCAAGGGATCCAGCGTCCAGGATGCGGTGAAACAGGCCAAGGAGTTCACCACGGCCGGGATCGTCAACCGGATCGGCGGCAACGCACCGTTCGACACGGTGTGGCAGGGCGCCGGCTCAGCGCAGTAG
- a CDS encoding PhzF family phenazine biosynthesis protein produces MPRPRAFAQVDVFSRTPYLGNPVAVVLDADGLDDVAMQRLARWTNLSETTFVLPPISSEADYRLRIFTPGSELPFAGHPTLGSAHAWLGHGGQPRRAGRVVQECGAGLVEIRQRDSELYFQAPPTLRSGLLDDEYLDQIIDAFGLARTDVVAHQWADNGPGWAVLVLRSARRVLDLEPDLSRIPTAMVGFIGPYPAGSAHDYEMRTFAPGVGVPEDPVCGSMNASVGQWLTSTGAAPAQYRVSQGARLGRAGEISVISEADGSVWVGGVATTCFEGVANL; encoded by the coding sequence ATGCCCCGTCCTCGTGCATTCGCCCAGGTCGACGTGTTCTCGCGGACCCCATACCTCGGCAACCCGGTCGCGGTCGTACTCGACGCCGACGGCCTGGATGACGTTGCGATGCAACGACTTGCTCGTTGGACCAACCTGTCGGAGACGACGTTCGTGCTACCTCCGATCAGCTCGGAGGCCGACTACCGGCTGCGCATCTTCACTCCGGGCAGCGAACTGCCGTTCGCCGGGCACCCCACGCTGGGCTCTGCACACGCTTGGCTTGGACACGGCGGGCAACCCCGGCGTGCGGGACGTGTCGTGCAGGAGTGCGGTGCCGGACTCGTGGAGATCCGGCAACGGGACTCTGAGCTGTATTTCCAGGCCCCACCGACGCTGCGGTCCGGGCTTCTCGACGACGAGTACCTGGATCAGATCATCGACGCCTTCGGTCTGGCCCGCACGGACGTCGTCGCGCACCAATGGGCGGACAACGGTCCCGGTTGGGCTGTGCTGGTGCTGCGCAGCGCGCGGCGGGTGCTCGACCTGGAACCTGACCTGTCTCGGATTCCCACGGCCATGGTCGGTTTCATCGGTCCGTATCCGGCTGGATCGGCGCACGACTACGAGATGCGGACGTTCGCGCCAGGGGTGGGGGTTCCCGAGGATCCGGTGTGCGGCAGCATGAATGCCTCGGTGGGGCAGTGGCTGACGAGTACCGGTGCAGCCCCCGCGCAGTACCGGGTTTCTCAGGGGGCTCGGCTTGGCCGGGCCGGTGAGATCAGCGTGATTTCGGAAGCCGACGGGTCAGTCTGGGTCGGCGGTGTCGCCACCACCTGTTTCGAGGGTGTCGCGAACCTCTGA
- a CDS encoding TetR/AcrR family transcriptional regulator: protein MRRHGWSGDIPADDDEAVRRIIGAARQAIDARGTVSVSEVAQALGVTRQTVYRYFPTQESLLGATAVSAVDGFLDRLAAELGSITDPSEAVVEGIAYTLEQIAHDRYLGLVLQPGKASAFTAGVTSELAVEFGKSILRRFDIDWPAAGFDGEALDQLVEFMLRTLQSFIIDPGGPARRAAALRAYLRDWVAPAVSAHANRVGPASRS from the coding sequence ATGCGCAGGCACGGGTGGTCGGGAGACATCCCGGCCGACGACGACGAAGCCGTCCGCCGCATCATCGGCGCGGCCCGGCAAGCCATCGATGCGCGGGGAACCGTGAGCGTGTCCGAGGTGGCACAAGCCCTCGGGGTGACGCGTCAGACGGTCTACCGGTACTTCCCCACGCAGGAGAGCCTGCTCGGCGCCACCGCCGTATCGGCTGTGGACGGATTCTTGGACCGACTGGCCGCGGAGCTGGGTTCGATCACGGACCCCAGCGAAGCCGTTGTCGAGGGCATCGCCTACACCCTCGAACAGATCGCGCACGACCGCTATCTCGGCCTGGTGCTACAACCCGGGAAAGCCAGCGCATTCACCGCCGGCGTCACCTCGGAACTAGCCGTCGAGTTCGGCAAGTCGATCCTGCGTCGTTTCGACATCGATTGGCCTGCAGCAGGTTTCGATGGAGAGGCGCTCGATCAGCTGGTCGAGTTCATGCTGAGGACGCTGCAGTCGTTCATCATCGATCCGGGCGGGCCCGCCCGCCGAGCGGCCGCGCTGCGGGCGTACTTGCGCGACTGGGTGGCCCCGGCCGTGTCCGCGCATGCAAATCGCGTCGGCCCAGCTTCCCGAAGCTGA